A single region of the Sulfitobacter geojensis genome encodes:
- a CDS encoding glutathione S-transferase family protein — protein MTIKLHCFGESGNAYKAALALQLSGLDWEPVKVDFFGGETRTPDFRATINAMGEAPVMIDGDVRLTQSGVIQDYISEKSGRFGGRNAEERREILRWVLWDNHKLSSMAGMTRFLMNFLPEDKRPQEVITFNLGRLQAAYGVLNDHLEGRDWIVGDGVTNADLSCCGYLYYPEPFGFDRSAFPNIDAWLTRLSQQPGWKAPYDLMPGSPADRA, from the coding sequence ATGACCATCAAGCTCCACTGCTTCGGCGAATCCGGCAATGCCTATAAGGCGGCTTTGGCCCTGCAACTTTCGGGACTGGACTGGGAACCGGTCAAGGTCGACTTTTTTGGCGGCGAAACCCGCACACCGGACTTTCGCGCGACAATCAATGCCATGGGCGAAGCGCCGGTCATGATCGATGGCGATGTGCGGCTGACCCAATCCGGCGTGATTCAGGACTACATATCCGAGAAATCAGGCCGCTTTGGCGGGCGTAATGCCGAAGAACGCCGCGAAATCCTGCGCTGGGTGCTGTGGGACAACCACAAACTCAGCTCCATGGCGGGGATGACCCGTTTCCTGATGAATTTCCTGCCCGAAGACAAACGCCCGCAGGAGGTCATCACCTTTAATCTTGGCCGTTTGCAGGCTGCTTACGGTGTCCTTAACGATCACCTTGAAGGGCGCGACTGGATTGTCGGCGACGGGGTCACCAACGCCGATCTGTCCTGCTGCGGGTATCTCTATTATCCGGAGCCTTTCGGCTTTGACCGCAGCGCCTTCCCAAACATCGACGCGTGGCTCACGCGTCTGTCCCAACAACCGGGCTGGAAAGCCCCTTATGATCTGATGCCCGGCAGCCCCGCTGACCGTGCCTGA
- a CDS encoding acetyl-CoA C-acetyltransferase, translated as MTEAYIYDAIRTPRGKGRKDGALHEVTSLRLSSQTLNALKDRNNLSGHAVEDVIWGNVTQVMEQGGCLARSAVLASDLDERIPGLAINRFCASGMEAVNLAANQVKGGAGMAYIAGGVEMMGRVAMGSDGAAIAVDPSIAMEQYFVPQGISADIIATEYGFSRDDADQLAVASQQRAEKAWKEGRFKNSVITITDQNGLTILDHDEYMRPQTDMQSLGSLSPAFQAMGEVMPGFDKVAMLKYPHLEKINHIHHAGNSSGIVDGAAAVLIGNKEFGEKYGLKPRARIRANAKIGTDPTIMLTGPVPVTEKILAENGMTINDIDLFEVNEAFAAVVMRFMQAFDVDHDKVNVNGGSIAMGHPLGATGAMIIGTLLDELERADKEVGLATLCIASGMGAATIIERV; from the coding sequence ATGACCGAAGCTTATATTTACGACGCCATCCGCACACCGCGCGGCAAAGGCCGCAAAGACGGAGCCCTGCACGAGGTGACATCCCTGCGTTTGTCATCGCAAACACTGAACGCGCTAAAAGACCGCAACAACCTGAGCGGCCACGCCGTGGAGGATGTGATTTGGGGCAATGTCACGCAGGTGATGGAACAGGGCGGCTGTCTTGCCCGCTCCGCGGTGCTGGCCTCTGATCTTGATGAACGCATTCCCGGCCTTGCGATCAACCGCTTCTGCGCAAGCGGTATGGAAGCCGTGAACCTTGCGGCCAACCAGGTCAAGGGCGGCGCAGGCATGGCCTATATCGCCGGTGGCGTGGAAATGATGGGCCGTGTGGCCATGGGCAGTGACGGCGCAGCAATCGCCGTCGATCCCTCGATTGCCATGGAACAGTATTTCGTCCCGCAAGGCATCTCCGCCGATATCATTGCGACCGAATACGGGTTTAGCCGCGATGATGCGGACCAGCTTGCCGTTGCTTCGCAGCAGCGCGCGGAAAAAGCGTGGAAAGAGGGCCGGTTCAAGAACTCTGTGATCACCATCACGGACCAGAACGGGCTGACCATTCTGGATCACGACGAATACATGCGCCCGCAGACCGACATGCAGAGCCTTGGCAGCCTGTCCCCAGCGTTTCAGGCCATGGGCGAAGTCATGCCAGGTTTTGACAAGGTCGCCATGCTGAAGTACCCGCATCTGGAAAAGATCAATCACATCCACCACGCAGGCAACTCTTCAGGGATCGTCGATGGTGCCGCGGCTGTGTTGATCGGCAACAAGGAATTCGGCGAAAAATACGGCCTCAAGCCCCGCGCCCGCATCCGTGCCAACGCCAAAATCGGCACCGACCCGACCATCATGCTGACCGGTCCAGTCCCAGTGACCGAAAAGATTCTGGCTGAAAACGGTATGACCATCAACGACATCGACCTGTTCGAAGTGAACGAGGCCTTTGCAGCCGTGGTCATGCGCTTTATGCAGGCCTTTGACGTCGATCACGACAAGGTCAACGTGAATGGCGGTTCTATCGCGATGGGTCACCCGCTGGGCGCAACCGGCGCGATGATCATCGGCACGCTGCTGGACGAGTTGGAGCGGGCAGACAAGGAAGTTGGTCTGGCCACGCTGTGCATCGCCTCCGGCATGGGTGCAGCAACCATCATCGAGCGGGTGTAA
- a CDS encoding 3-hydroxyacyl-CoA dehydrogenase NAD-binding domain-containing protein yields the protein MTDFTMKTDANGVAIITWDVADKSMNVMSIDGLTQLEAHIDAALADDAVKGIVITSGKEGSFAGGMDLNLLAKMREDAGDDPAKGLFEGTMKMHALLRKIERAGMDPKTNKGGKPIAAALPGTAAGIGLELPLATHRIFCADNPKARIGLPEIMVGIFPGAGGTTRLSFKLGAMAASGFLLEGKMVAPAAAVKAGLIDEVADDPVAAAKEWVLNAKDADLVKPWDAKGYKMPGGAPYHPAGFMTFVGANAMINSKTKGAFPAAKALLSAVYEGALVPFDTALKIEARWFTSVLMNPSSSAMIRSLFLNKEALEKGAVRPAGIPDQRVKKLGVLGAGMMGAGIALVSVQAGIEVVLIDRDQAAADKGKAYAEAYFDKGIARKKGTVEKKEAALALINATPDLDALKGCDLIIEAVFEEPKVKAEMTKKVEAVIPEDCIFASNTSTLPITDLAKASSRAEQFIGIHFFSPVERMALVEIIKGKETGDRAVAKSLDYVRQIRKTPIVVNDARFFYANRCIIPYGGEANRMITEGVAPVLIDNAAQMLGFPVGPVQLGDETSIDLATKIMRATKAAMGNAYPASEADDLIVWMEDEGRLGRKAKAGYFDYDEKGKRLGYWKGVHDRYPLAEVQPDLQEVQDRLMFVQVLEAVRALEEGVLMDIREGDVGAILGWGFAPWSGGPFSWLDMIGTPYAAERCDELEAKFGERFKCPDLLREMAAKNQSFYGRFGGEAAAA from the coding sequence ATGACCGATTTCACTATGAAAACCGACGCTAACGGCGTTGCCATCATCACATGGGACGTTGCGGATAAATCCATGAACGTGATGTCCATCGACGGGCTGACACAGCTTGAGGCGCATATCGACGCGGCCCTTGCTGATGATGCCGTGAAAGGCATCGTGATCACCTCGGGCAAGGAAGGATCTTTTGCCGGTGGCATGGACCTGAACCTGCTCGCTAAAATGCGCGAGGATGCGGGCGACGATCCGGCCAAGGGCCTGTTCGAGGGCACCATGAAAATGCACGCCCTGCTGCGCAAGATCGAGCGCGCGGGCATGGACCCCAAGACCAATAAAGGCGGCAAACCGATTGCTGCCGCCCTGCCCGGCACTGCCGCAGGCATCGGGCTTGAGCTGCCGCTGGCCACACACCGCATTTTCTGCGCCGACAACCCCAAGGCCCGCATCGGCCTGCCCGAAATCATGGTTGGCATCTTCCCCGGTGCCGGCGGCACAACCCGTCTGAGCTTCAAGCTCGGCGCGATGGCAGCCTCCGGTTTTCTGCTTGAGGGCAAAATGGTCGCCCCTGCCGCCGCTGTCAAAGCGGGCCTGATCGACGAAGTGGCCGATGATCCGGTCGCCGCTGCGAAGGAATGGGTACTGAACGCAAAAGACGCAGATCTGGTGAAACCATGGGATGCCAAGGGCTACAAAATGCCCGGCGGCGCACCGTACCACCCTGCGGGCTTCATGACCTTTGTCGGTGCCAATGCGATGATCAACTCCAAGACCAAGGGGGCCTTCCCTGCGGCCAAGGCGCTTCTGTCTGCCGTATACGAAGGCGCGCTTGTTCCCTTCGACACCGCCCTCAAGATCGAAGCACGTTGGTTCACGTCCGTCCTGATGAACCCCTCCTCTTCCGCGATGATCCGTTCCTTGTTCCTGAACAAGGAAGCGCTTGAAAAAGGCGCTGTGCGTCCTGCGGGCATCCCCGACCAGCGCGTCAAGAAACTGGGCGTTCTGGGTGCCGGCATGATGGGTGCAGGCATCGCACTGGTATCGGTGCAGGCCGGTATCGAAGTGGTGCTGATCGACCGTGACCAAGCCGCTGCCGACAAGGGCAAGGCATACGCCGAAGCCTATTTCGACAAAGGCATCGCGCGCAAGAAAGGCACCGTTGAAAAGAAAGAGGCAGCCCTTGCCCTGATCAACGCAACACCTGATCTGGACGCGCTCAAAGGGTGTGATCTGATCATCGAAGCCGTCTTCGAAGAACCAAAGGTCAAAGCCGAGATGACCAAGAAGGTCGAAGCCGTGATCCCTGAGGATTGCATCTTTGCCTCCAACACCTCGACCCTGCCGATCACCGATCTGGCCAAAGCGTCGAGCCGTGCAGAACAGTTCATCGGCATCCACTTCTTCAGCCCAGTTGAACGCATGGCGCTGGTGGAAATCATCAAGGGTAAAGAAACCGGCGACCGTGCCGTTGCCAAATCCCTCGATTATGTCCGCCAGATCCGCAAAACGCCCATCGTGGTCAACGACGCGCGCTTTTTCTATGCCAACCGTTGCATCATCCCTTACGGTGGCGAAGCAAACCGCATGATCACCGAAGGTGTCGCACCCGTCCTGATCGACAATGCCGCGCAGATGCTCGGCTTCCCAGTCGGTCCGGTACAATTGGGTGACGAGACATCCATCGATCTGGCAACCAAGATCATGCGCGCCACCAAGGCGGCGATGGGCAACGCCTATCCAGCGTCAGAAGCCGATGACCTTATCGTCTGGATGGAAGACGAGGGCCGTCTGGGTCGCAAGGCCAAAGCCGGTTACTTTGATTATGATGAAAAGGGCAAGCGTCTGGGCTACTGGAAAGGCGTACATGACCGCTATCCACTGGCCGAAGTGCAGCCTGATTTGCAAGAAGTGCAGGACCGTCTGATGTTTGTTCAGGTGCTGGAAGCCGTGCGTGCGCTGGAAGAAGGTGTGCTGATGGACATCCGCGAAGGTGACGTGGGTGCGATCCTTGGCTGGGGTTTTGCGCCTTGGTCCGGTGGCCCCTTCTCATGGCTCGACATGATCGGCACACCTTACGCTGCCGAGCGCTGTGACGAGCTGGAAGCCAAGTTTGGCGAGCGTTTCAAATGCCCTGACCTGCTGCGCGAAATGGCGGCAAAGAACCAGTCGTTCTATGGCCGTTTCGGCGGTGAAGCTGCCGCTGCCTAA
- a CDS encoding sulfotransferase family 2 domain-containing protein: MIISRGRSYIFVHIPKTGGTSLALALEDRAMKDDIMLGDTPKAVKRRRKVKGIKTSGRLWKHAGLSDIDGLVSVEEIAQMFTFTLVRNPWDRLVSYYHWLREQGFDHPAVSLAKAQSFEGFLADPATQAAQRAWPAARYMRDVNGVERASSYIRLEHFEQDAAALREHLGFELALPWENRSTRARAYGDYYSREMRETVAECCAEDIARFGYRFDPSL, translated from the coding sequence ATGATTATCAGTCGCGGCCGGTCCTATATCTTTGTGCATATTCCCAAGACAGGGGGCACTTCGCTGGCCCTGGCGTTGGAAGATCGCGCGATGAAAGACGACATTATGCTGGGGGATACGCCCAAAGCGGTGAAGCGGCGCAGGAAGGTGAAGGGGATCAAAACGTCAGGGCGGTTGTGGAAACACGCCGGGCTGTCGGACATCGACGGGCTGGTCAGTGTGGAAGAGATTGCGCAGATGTTCACCTTTACGCTCGTGCGCAATCCGTGGGACCGGTTGGTCAGTTATTACCATTGGCTGCGTGAACAGGGGTTTGACCATCCTGCCGTGTCTTTGGCCAAGGCCCAATCATTCGAGGGGTTTCTAGCCGATCCCGCGACCCAAGCGGCACAGCGCGCTTGGCCGGCTGCACGCTATATGCGCGACGTGAACGGGGTTGAACGCGCCTCAAGCTACATCCGGCTTGAGCATTTTGAACAGGATGCCGCCGCCTTGCGTGAACATCTGGGTTTTGAACTGGCGCTGCCCTGGGAAAACCGCTCGACCCGCGCGCGGGCCTATGGGGATTACTATTCCCGCGAGATGCGCGAAACCGTGGCGGAATGCTGTGCAGAGGACATCGCGCGCTTCGGCTATCGGTTTGATCCGTCCCTCTAG
- a CDS encoding DMT family transporter, with amino-acid sequence MSGQITHSAMAAASVLGGMAALGLTDNFVPFISERGSLWQFHFVRSLMGFVILGAVVALGYGSFRMNRPWAVLARSFFPASAMLIYFGCLSVLPIGVVVAGLFTAPLFVVLISILFQGKPVGVFRWAAVIAGFAGAVMVIQPDPAALDPVAFLPIVAGLFYAVGAVATRAWCEGESTLSLTAGFFGLLGVFGLIGIFVVNVDAPAGHAGFVLRSWGPLDGAMLFWFAVQAVGSLIGIGLIFRGYQLGEASHVAVFEYSLLVFASFWAWVLWDQTVSPLGLWGMVLIAIAGTVIALRSTAAERAA; translated from the coding sequence GTGAGCGGTCAGATTACGCATTCAGCAATGGCCGCCGCATCGGTACTGGGCGGCATGGCCGCGCTGGGGCTTACGGACAACTTTGTCCCGTTCATTTCCGAACGGGGATCGCTGTGGCAATTCCACTTTGTCCGCTCGCTGATGGGGTTTGTTATTCTTGGTGCTGTCGTTGCCTTGGGGTATGGCAGTTTTCGTATGAACAGGCCGTGGGCGGTTCTGGCGCGCAGCTTCTTTCCTGCCAGTGCGATGCTGATCTATTTCGGCTGCCTGTCGGTTTTGCCCATCGGGGTAGTGGTGGCGGGGCTGTTCACCGCCCCCTTGTTTGTGGTGCTGATTTCTATTCTGTTTCAGGGCAAACCGGTGGGGGTCTTTCGTTGGGCCGCGGTGATCGCCGGATTTGCGGGCGCGGTAATGGTGATCCAACCTGATCCTGCGGCCCTTGATCCGGTGGCGTTTCTACCGATTGTTGCAGGGCTGTTTTATGCAGTGGGTGCCGTCGCCACCCGCGCTTGGTGTGAAGGGGAAAGCACGCTGTCCCTGACGGCGGGCTTCTTTGGTTTGCTTGGGGTGTTCGGGTTGATCGGAATATTTGTAGTCAATGTGGATGCGCCGGCAGGGCACGCGGGATTTGTGCTGCGGTCATGGGGACCGCTGGACGGGGCGATGTTGTTCTGGTTTGCGGTACAGGCGGTGGGTTCACTGATCGGGATCGGATTGATCTTTCGCGGCTATCAATTGGGCGAGGCCAGCCATGTGGCGGTGTTTGAATATTCATTGCTGGTTTTTGCCAGCTTTTGGGCGTGGGTTCTGTGGGATCAAACGGTATCGCCGCTGGGCCTTTGGGGCATGGTGTTGATCGCCATCGCGGGCACGGTGATCGCGCTACGCAGCACGGCGGCGGAGCGCGCTGCATGA
- a CDS encoding AMP-binding protein yields MGWMNDEAGLDKCAANYVPLTPLSHLRRAAQVFAEHPAVIYADHRVSYAQYYDRCTRLASALSAMGIRSGDVVATLLPNTPAQAEAHFGVPACGAVLNTINMRLDVATVAYIFDHGEAKAVLVDTEFMALAEAAIAAMDGTPPTIIEVTDPRFPATGRYPTYEDILASADPAFDWIMPQDEWESLALNYTSGTTGKPKGVVYHHRGAYLMTMGTVVSWRMVLHPVFMQIVPLFHCNGWNHTWMMPLIGGTLVCCRDITAPNIYDAIADEGVTHFGGAPIVLNMLVNAPDSERRAFEHKVEVFTAGAPPAPATLSKIEQLGFNITQVYGLTETYGHVTECIWKARDWDTLDAAARAAIKARQGVAMPMMDHITVMDHEGHQTPMDSATQGEIMIRGNSVMKGYFKNPDATAEAFKGGYFHSGDLAVQHPDGYIQIADRAKDIIISGGENISSVEVEGVLMGHPDVNLAAVVAKADEKWGEVPCAFVELKSGATADEAALIAFTRETLAGFKTPKRVVFQDLPKTSTGKIQKHELRKVAATL; encoded by the coding sequence ATGGGGTGGATGAACGACGAAGCCGGTCTGGACAAATGCGCTGCCAACTATGTCCCGCTGACGCCCCTGTCCCATCTGCGCCGCGCGGCACAGGTCTTTGCCGAACACCCGGCCGTCATCTACGCCGATCACCGCGTGAGCTATGCGCAATATTACGACCGCTGTACGCGCCTTGCCTCTGCCCTTAGCGCCATGGGCATCAGGTCAGGTGATGTGGTCGCAACCCTTTTGCCCAATACCCCCGCCCAAGCCGAGGCGCATTTTGGCGTGCCAGCATGCGGTGCGGTTTTGAACACGATCAACATGCGGCTGGATGTCGCCACCGTCGCCTATATCTTTGATCACGGCGAGGCCAAGGCGGTGCTGGTCGACACCGAATTTATGGCGCTCGCCGAAGCCGCCATCGCCGCGATGGACGGCACCCCGCCCACGATCATCGAAGTCACCGACCCGAGATTTCCGGCTACCGGACGCTATCCGACTTATGAGGATATCTTGGCCAGCGCCGATCCCGCGTTCGACTGGATCATGCCGCAGGACGAATGGGAAAGCCTTGCGCTGAACTATACCTCTGGCACCACGGGCAAACCGAAAGGTGTGGTTTACCACCATCGCGGGGCCTACCTGATGACCATGGGCACGGTTGTTTCATGGCGCATGGTGCTGCATCCGGTGTTTATGCAAATCGTGCCGCTGTTTCATTGCAACGGATGGAACCACACGTGGATGATGCCCCTCATTGGCGGCACGCTGGTCTGCTGTCGCGACATTACCGCCCCCAACATCTATGACGCCATCGCGGATGAGGGGGTTACCCACTTCGGCGGTGCGCCCATCGTGCTGAACATGCTGGTCAACGCACCGGACAGCGAACGGCGTGCTTTTGAACACAAGGTCGAGGTCTTTACCGCCGGTGCCCCCCCTGCCCCTGCAACCCTGTCCAAAATCGAACAATTGGGGTTTAATATTACACAGGTTTACGGGCTGACCGAAACCTACGGCCATGTCACCGAATGCATCTGGAAAGCCCGCGATTGGGATACCCTTGACGCGGCTGCGCGCGCCGCGATCAAGGCACGACAGGGCGTGGCCATGCCGATGATGGACCACATCACCGTGATGGATCACGAGGGGCACCAAACCCCGATGGACAGCGCAACCCAAGGCGAAATCATGATCCGCGGTAATTCAGTGATGAAGGGTTATTTCAAAAACCCCGATGCCACGGCTGAAGCCTTCAAAGGGGGCTATTTCCACTCCGGTGACCTCGCTGTGCAGCACCCTGATGGCTATATCCAGATTGCGGATCGGGCCAAGGACATCATCATCTCGGGCGGCGAAAACATCTCAAGCGTTGAGGTCGAGGGCGTGTTGATGGGCCATCCTGACGTCAACCTTGCCGCCGTGGTTGCCAAAGCAGACGAGAAATGGGGCGAAGTGCCTTGTGCCTTCGTGGAGTTGAAATCCGGTGCCACAGCGGATGAAGCAGCCCTGATCGCCTTTACCCGCGAAACGCTTGCCGGTTTCAAAACCCCCAAACGGGTGGTGTTTCAGGACCTTCCCAAAACCTCGACCGGCAAAATCCAGAAACACGAATTGCGCAAGGTTGCCGCCACGCTCTAA
- a CDS encoding GNAT family N-acetyltransferase, which translates to MQFRAAEDGDTVALAHMWHKGWHEGHAAHVPAALVALRTVAEFEGRTASHLAQTTVMELDGQIAGFHMLEGDEIYQFYVGAGFRGTGAAKTLMRHAEAALAGRLAWLACAVGNARAARFYEKSGWQQAATFDYHVETASGPKTVSCWRYEKKLPPES; encoded by the coding sequence ATGCAATTTCGCGCAGCTGAGGACGGGGACACCGTGGCGCTTGCCCACATGTGGCACAAAGGATGGCACGAGGGGCACGCCGCACATGTGCCGGCCGCATTGGTGGCACTGCGCACCGTGGCAGAGTTTGAGGGCCGCACCGCCTCACATCTTGCACAGACCACAGTGATGGAGCTCGACGGCCAGATTGCGGGGTTTCACATGCTGGAGGGCGACGAGATCTATCAGTTCTATGTCGGGGCCGGTTTTCGCGGGACGGGTGCGGCCAAGACCCTGATGCGCCACGCAGAAGCGGCATTGGCAGGTCGGCTGGCATGGTTGGCCTGCGCGGTTGGCAATGCGCGCGCGGCACGGTTTTACGAAAAATCCGGCTGGCAACAGGCCGCTACATTCGATTACCACGTTGAAACAGCATCAGGGCCGAAGACCGTTTCGTGCTGGCGCTATGAGAAAAAGCTGCCGCCGGAAAGCTGA
- a CDS encoding SGNH/GDSL hydrolase family protein, with the protein MIDTGLRAFLSPLLITQALRVRRNAQSLPEAAGPRSGTLGSGPPLRLAIIGDSSAAGVGVAHQRDALSGQLCAMLAPHFTLTWQLDALTGATTRSTLSRLATAAARPVDVIVLALGVNDVTRLIPARKWVHQQQTLFDRLNTLYRPKQIYISGMPPMGHFPLLPEPLRWTLGRHATKLEHRRAAVLATRPDCTHVPFNLPLDPALMATDGFHPAAPLYTLWAKEMASRILSDWPKDSSR; encoded by the coding sequence ATGATCGACACCGGATTGCGCGCGTTTTTGTCGCCGCTGCTGATCACCCAGGCGCTGCGGGTGCGGCGCAACGCGCAAAGCCTGCCTGAAGCCGCAGGCCCCCGCAGCGGCACGCTGGGGTCCGGCCCGCCGCTGCGCCTTGCCATCATCGGAGACAGTTCAGCGGCAGGGGTTGGCGTCGCCCATCAACGCGATGCGCTGAGCGGCCAGTTGTGCGCCATGCTGGCCCCGCACTTTACCCTAACCTGGCAGCTCGACGCGCTGACCGGTGCGACCACCCGCAGTACCCTGTCGCGACTGGCCACTGCCGCGGCAAGACCGGTCGACGTGATCGTCCTTGCGCTTGGGGTGAATGACGTGACCCGCCTGATCCCTGCGCGCAAATGGGTGCACCAGCAACAAACGCTGTTTGATCGCCTGAACACGCTTTACCGACCCAAGCAGATTTACATCAGCGGCATGCCTCCGATGGGGCATTTCCCCTTGCTGCCTGAACCGCTGCGCTGGACCCTCGGGCGTCATGCGACCAAGCTGGAGCACCGGCGTGCCGCGGTTCTGGCCACCCGCCCCGACTGTACCCATGTCCCCTTTAATCTACCACTTGATCCGGCGCTGATGGCCACGGACGGGTTTCATCCTGCGGCACCGCTCTACACGCTTTGGGCTAAAGAAATGGCCAGTCGGATCCTCTCCGACTGGCCAAAAGATTCTTCAAGGTGA
- a CDS encoding SPOR domain-containing protein, producing MRLTRILAIVALAGSFGVATGSGFAVAQIKEQQPAEFPASSYKGKQYVDSKGCVFIRAGIDGNVSWVPRVTRDRKTVCGFKPTNAVRAAAPVPETAPAQITLAPAPVAKPKPAPKRVAKAAKPARKAPVVVRQTAQRRVAAPKPRKVAVAPAVITPAPKVRRTTVAQASGGCPGASAISAQYLRGEGVRCGPQTQPIVGNHFTPRTVPVAVASQPRAAVKQTHSTAGTTTQVPAVTAKTRIVPKHVAQNRVNTRNVTVPRGYKTVWDDDRLNPKRAEQNLEGRAGMLLVWTQTVPRRLINQSTGRDVTASVPLIYPYTSVAQQQRDLGEVTIVQRDGQTVKRVVRHAKGKALKRKPVYSTRSTPKTATPKAAKRKAAVSPALAGKRYVQVGTFNNPANAQRAARNIARMGMAARIGKHRKGGKTFMTVQAGPFNGSGALKSAMGRLRGAGYADAFAR from the coding sequence ATGAGACTGACAAGAATACTAGCGATTGTGGCACTGGCGGGCAGCTTTGGCGTGGCCACGGGGTCGGGTTTTGCGGTGGCGCAGATCAAAGAGCAGCAGCCGGCGGAGTTTCCTGCCAGTTCTTACAAAGGCAAACAATACGTCGACAGTAAGGGATGTGTGTTCATCCGTGCGGGCATTGACGGCAATGTGTCCTGGGTCCCTCGCGTGACGCGCGACCGCAAGACGGTTTGCGGATTCAAGCCGACAAATGCCGTACGGGCAGCCGCGCCAGTACCCGAGACGGCACCGGCACAGATCACGTTGGCCCCGGCACCCGTTGCCAAGCCTAAGCCGGCACCCAAGCGCGTCGCAAAAGCAGCCAAACCGGCGCGCAAAGCCCCTGTTGTTGTCCGCCAAACGGCGCAGCGCCGCGTTGCAGCCCCCAAGCCACGCAAAGTTGCGGTCGCTCCTGCTGTGATCACGCCCGCCCCCAAGGTGCGGCGCACAACGGTGGCGCAGGCCAGTGGCGGCTGCCCCGGTGCCTCAGCGATTTCTGCGCAGTACTTGCGCGGCGAAGGGGTCCGTTGTGGTCCTCAGACCCAGCCGATTGTCGGCAATCACTTTACCCCCAGAACGGTCCCTGTTGCGGTGGCAAGCCAGCCGCGCGCGGCTGTCAAACAGACGCACAGCACGGCGGGCACAACGACACAGGTGCCTGCCGTCACCGCAAAAACGCGGATTGTGCCGAAACATGTGGCGCAGAACCGTGTGAACACCCGCAACGTCACTGTGCCACGCGGATACAAGACGGTTTGGGATGACGATCGTTTGAACCCAAAACGCGCCGAGCAAAACCTTGAGGGGCGTGCGGGGATGTTGCTGGTGTGGACCCAGACAGTGCCACGTCGCCTGATCAACCAGTCCACAGGGCGCGATGTCACAGCTTCTGTACCGTTGATCTATCCCTACACGTCGGTGGCGCAGCAGCAACGCGATCTGGGTGAGGTCACCATCGTTCAACGTGATGGCCAGACGGTGAAACGTGTGGTGCGTCACGCCAAGGGCAAGGCGCTGAAACGCAAGCCCGTCTATTCCACACGGTCGACACCCAAAACGGCGACACCGAAGGCGGCTAAACGCAAGGCTGCGGTATCACCTGCGCTGGCGGGCAAACGCTATGTGCAGGTTGGTACGTTTAACAACCCCGCGAATGCGCAGCGGGCTGCCCGCAACATCGCCCGCATGGGCATGGCCGCGCGGATTGGCAAACACCGCAAGGGCGGGAAAACCTTTATGACTGTGCAGGCCGGTCCGTTTAACGGTTCAGGGGCCCTGAAATCGGCAATGGGCCGGCTGCGCGGCGCAGGTTATGCGGATGCTTTCGCGCGGTAA
- the upp gene encoding uracil phosphoribosyltransferase, whose amino-acid sequence MPDLDDHVTHVDHPLVQHKLTIMRDKNTPTAVFRQLLREISQLLAYEVTRGLPMTTKRIETPMQQMDAPTLDGKKLALISILRAGNGLMDGVLELIPSARVGFVGLYRDEETLQPVQYYFKVPEGLDDRLVIAVDPMLATGNSSVAAIDLLKKAGATNIRFLCLLAAPEGIARMKEAHPDVPIVTASIDDSLNELGYIIPGLGDAGDRMFGTK is encoded by the coding sequence ATGCCTGATCTTGATGACCACGTGACCCACGTTGACCACCCCTTGGTGCAGCACAAGCTGACCATTATGCGCGATAAGAACACGCCGACCGCCGTGTTCCGCCAGCTTTTGCGCGAGATTTCGCAGCTGTTGGCCTATGAGGTGACGCGCGGCCTGCCGATGACGACCAAGCGGATTGAAACGCCGATGCAACAGATGGATGCGCCGACGCTGGATGGCAAGAAGCTGGCGTTGATCTCGATCTTGCGGGCGGGCAACGGGTTGATGGACGGTGTGCTTGAGCTGATCCCCTCGGCACGGGTCGGATTTGTCGGCCTGTACCGCGATGAAGAGACACTTCAGCCAGTGCAATATTATTTTAAGGTGCCGGAAGGGCTGGATGATCGTTTGGTCATCGCGGTGGATCCGATGCTGGCGACGGGCAACTCTTCGGTGGCGGCAATTGATCTGTTGAAAAAGGCAGGGGCGACAAACATCCGTTTTCTGTGCCTGCTGGCCGCCCCCGAAGGCATTGCGCGGATGAAAGAAGCGCATCCCGATGTGCCGATTGTCACGGCGTCGATTGACGATTCATTAAATGAGCTTGGCTATATCATCCCCGGTTTGGGTGATGCCGGTGACCGGATGTTCGGCACCAAATAA